A stretch of Phytoactinopolyspora mesophila DNA encodes these proteins:
- a CDS encoding tryptophan 2,3-dioxygenase has product MNTTRSKPALRPLSEQERAERAAESAGTPNLDFTGEVPYDAYVHASTLHSLQQTLSDEPGEMSFLMISQVMELYFKLICFELLETRRLLRDDDAWRAIQPLHRAALHLTGLTASWQSLRWMTPTDFNRFRDLLGEGSGFQSAMYRHLEFLLGLKTASLVRPFKRQPEVHEELIETLEQPSVWDDTTALLARNGYAIPDEVLERDVTVEHEPHPAVEDAWVEIYRNDTPDNHLRLLGEALTEVAEQFNEWRHQHLRAVHRSMGAKAGSGGSDGIKWLERSLARVVFPELWSARTKM; this is encoded by the coding sequence ATGAACACGACACGAAGCAAGCCAGCGCTCCGGCCGCTGTCGGAACAGGAACGCGCCGAGCGCGCCGCTGAATCCGCCGGTACCCCGAATCTGGACTTCACCGGAGAGGTGCCCTACGACGCCTACGTGCACGCAAGCACGCTGCACAGCCTTCAGCAGACGCTGAGCGACGAGCCCGGCGAGATGTCCTTTCTGATGATCTCCCAAGTCATGGAGCTCTACTTCAAGCTCATCTGTTTCGAGTTGCTCGAAACCAGGCGGCTGCTGCGTGATGACGACGCGTGGCGGGCTATCCAGCCGCTACACAGAGCAGCTCTGCATCTCACCGGCCTGACCGCGAGCTGGCAAAGCCTGCGCTGGATGACGCCCACCGACTTCAACCGGTTCCGCGACCTGCTGGGTGAAGGCTCCGGATTCCAATCCGCGATGTACCGGCATCTGGAGTTCCTGCTCGGCTTGAAGACAGCGTCCCTGGTCCGGCCGTTCAAGCGGCAGCCCGAGGTCCATGAGGAGCTGATCGAAACGCTTGAGCAGCCGAGCGTCTGGGACGACACGACGGCGCTGCTGGCGAGGAACGGTTACGCCATCCCCGATGAGGTGCTCGAACGCGACGTCACCGTCGAGCACGAACCACATCCGGCCGTCGAAGACGCGTGGGTCGAGATCTACCGGAATGACACCCCGGACAACCACCTCCGGTTGCTCGGCGAGGCGCTGACGGAGGTGGCCGAACAGTTCAACGAATGGCGACACCAACACCTTCGCGCCGTCCACCGATCCATGGGAGCCAAGGCCGGAAGCGGCGGTTCGGACGGCATCAAATGGCTGGAACGTAGTCTGGCCAGGGTGGTCTTCCCGGAGCTGTGGTCCGCCCGCACCAAGATGTGA
- a CDS encoding Lrp/AsnC family transcriptional regulator — MADEMDWAILRELQDDARLSYNELSRRVHLSPPAVAERVRRLEESGVIAGYHAHVNTASVGWAISAFIRLSCYGPRCVLRDPEVKRWPEIQEIHRVTGDVCSILRVVAESVETFEALIDRLSVYGRPSSSMVLSTPLDRQPIAPTARSADASSDDV, encoded by the coding sequence ATGGCAGACGAGATGGACTGGGCGATCCTGCGCGAGCTCCAGGACGACGCGCGGCTCTCGTACAACGAGCTTTCCCGGCGCGTGCACCTGTCGCCGCCGGCCGTGGCCGAACGGGTCCGCCGGCTCGAAGAGTCGGGCGTCATCGCGGGCTACCACGCACATGTGAACACCGCGTCCGTGGGATGGGCGATCAGCGCGTTTATCCGGCTGTCCTGCTACGGGCCGCGCTGTGTGCTCCGTGACCCGGAGGTGAAGCGCTGGCCCGAAATTCAGGAGATACACCGGGTCACGGGGGACGTGTGCAGCATCCTTCGGGTGGTGGCCGAATCGGTGGAGACGTTCGAGGCGCTGATCGACCGGCTGAGTGTGTACGGGCGGCCGTCGAGCTCCATGGTGTTGTCCACGCCACTCGACCGGCAGCCGATCGCTCCCACGGCTCGGTCGGCTGACGCGTCCTCAGACGACGTGTGA
- a CDS encoding FAD-dependent oxidoreductase, with protein sequence MSPSSIVSPGSASVPERATVVIVGGGVMGASIAFHLAEAGVKDVVLLERSELGSGSSGKPIGGVRAQFSDPLNIELGARSLRAFQDFPRRPGRDIKLDNVGYLFLLTTDDHVSAFEDSVAIQNRLGVPSRLMSPDEAHQLCPYVTTEGLLAAVFSPDDGHARPTLVIEGYAQAAAREGVCIMPQTSVVGMDTHGDDITAVHTSRGTIRCSTVICAAGAWSARIGEMAGVDLPVRPFRRQIAFTVPLRPAAPRIPFTIDFDSSGYFHNSDDGLLFGLADPRENSGFDTGWTPGWMELFRQAMRRRAPELADMAIANGWAGLYEVTPDHNALIGRASSPENFLYATGFSGHGFLQAPAVGEIVRDLYLDRTPPVDVTPLSGERFAAGATTRPESHVV encoded by the coding sequence ATGAGCCCGTCCAGCATCGTTTCGCCCGGCAGCGCATCGGTGCCTGAGAGGGCAACGGTGGTGATAGTCGGGGGCGGCGTCATGGGCGCCAGCATCGCCTTCCACCTGGCCGAGGCCGGAGTGAAAGACGTCGTCCTGCTCGAACGCAGCGAATTGGGCAGCGGCAGCTCCGGCAAACCGATCGGCGGCGTGCGCGCCCAGTTCTCCGATCCCCTCAACATCGAACTCGGCGCCCGCAGCTTACGTGCCTTCCAAGACTTCCCTCGCCGCCCCGGCCGCGACATCAAACTCGACAACGTCGGCTACCTGTTCCTGCTCACCACTGACGACCACGTGAGCGCGTTCGAGGACAGCGTCGCCATCCAGAACCGCCTGGGGGTGCCGAGCCGGCTGATGAGCCCGGATGAAGCCCACCAGCTGTGCCCATATGTGACAACCGAGGGTCTGCTGGCCGCGGTCTTCTCGCCCGACGACGGCCACGCCCGGCCCACGCTCGTCATCGAGGGCTACGCCCAGGCCGCCGCGCGGGAAGGCGTGTGCATCATGCCCCAAACCAGCGTCGTCGGCATGGACACTCATGGCGACGACATCACCGCGGTCCATACGTCGCGCGGCACCATCCGATGCTCCACGGTGATCTGTGCGGCAGGCGCATGGTCCGCGCGGATCGGCGAGATGGCCGGCGTCGACCTGCCGGTGCGGCCGTTCCGCCGGCAGATCGCGTTCACCGTGCCGCTGCGACCCGCGGCACCGCGCATCCCGTTCACGATCGACTTCGACTCCAGCGGCTACTTCCACAACAGCGACGACGGCCTCCTGTTCGGCTTGGCCGACCCAAGGGAGAACTCCGGATTCGACACCGGCTGGACCCCAGGCTGGATGGAGCTGTTCCGCCAGGCGATGCGGCGGCGTGCTCCAGAGCTGGCCGACATGGCCATCGCGAACGGCTGGGCCGGGTTGTACGAGGTCACGCCTGATCACAATGCGCTCATCGGGCGCGCGTCGTCGCCGGAGAACTTCCTGTACGCCACCGGATTCTCCGGGCATGGCTTTCTGCAGGCACCGGCCGTCGGCGAGATCGTCCGTGACCTCTATCTGGACCGCACCCCGCCGGTCGACGTCACACCACTCAGCGGCGAACGCTTCGCGGCAGGCGCCACGACCCGCCCTGAGTCACACGTCGTCTGA
- a CDS encoding pyridoxamine 5'-phosphate oxidase family protein — protein sequence MTEQSSWSHLKHSAPDFAARARSIIRQWGFVYAGTIRPDGAPRISPIEAHLVEGHLVLVLIPQSLKALDVARDPRLVLQSPIVNADEPETELKIRGRAYVLPDDELRDSIADAIEDRRGWRPVSWHVATVSLDLVSMMEWRAGDLTLTRWDPRHGLRGPEARRFDPQRGAYVTD from the coding sequence ATGACTGAACAGTCCAGCTGGAGCCACCTGAAGCACAGCGCACCGGACTTCGCGGCTCGGGCCCGCTCCATCATCCGCCAATGGGGGTTCGTGTACGCCGGCACTATCCGGCCAGACGGAGCGCCACGCATCAGTCCCATCGAGGCGCACCTGGTAGAGGGTCATCTGGTCCTCGTGCTCATTCCGCAGTCGCTCAAGGCGCTCGATGTCGCGCGGGATCCTCGCCTCGTGTTGCAGTCCCCCATCGTCAACGCCGACGAACCGGAAACCGAACTCAAGATCCGCGGCCGGGCGTATGTGCTTCCTGACGACGAACTCCGGGACTCCATCGCGGACGCTATCGAGGACAGACGCGGCTGGCGACCCGTGTCGTGGCACGTCGCCACCGTCTCTCTCGACCTTGTCTCGATGATGGAATGGCGAGCCGGGGACCTCACGCTCACTCGCTGGGACCCGCGCCATGGGCTGCGCGGCCCCGAAGCACGCAGATTCGACCCGCAACGAGGCGCCTACGTCACCGACTGA
- a CDS encoding exodeoxyribonuclease III, which translates to MRVATWNVNSAKQRVPRLLPWLEQRQPDVVCLQETKLTDEAFTAVLGEPLAALGYEIAHHGEPRWNGVAILSRVGLDDVVSGIEGAPGFPDPEARAVAATCGGVRVHSVYVPNGREPDSEHYHYKLAWLAALRDVVASGPPDAMVCGDVNIAPTDADVFDPDAYISQTHVTPPERAALGDLQAIGLHDVVRDRWPNDRVFTYWDYRAGMFHKDLGMRIDLALATGSVAERVKAAWVDRQARKGTGPSDHAPVIVDLDEAPDGDIGPVVPPPSARVPKPGSVKLPQSR; encoded by the coding sequence GTGCGGGTAGCGACGTGGAATGTGAACTCTGCCAAGCAGCGGGTACCCCGGCTGCTGCCTTGGCTGGAACAGCGGCAGCCCGACGTGGTCTGCCTCCAGGAGACCAAGCTCACCGACGAAGCGTTCACCGCGGTGCTCGGGGAACCACTGGCCGCACTCGGTTACGAGATCGCCCATCACGGGGAGCCTCGTTGGAACGGCGTGGCGATACTGTCCCGGGTGGGCCTCGACGACGTCGTCAGCGGCATCGAGGGCGCACCGGGCTTTCCGGATCCGGAAGCTCGCGCGGTAGCGGCCACGTGCGGCGGCGTCCGGGTGCACTCGGTCTATGTGCCTAACGGCCGGGAACCGGACTCCGAGCATTACCACTACAAGCTCGCCTGGCTCGCCGCGCTACGGGACGTGGTGGCATCCGGTCCCCCGGATGCGATGGTGTGCGGAGACGTGAACATCGCTCCGACCGATGCCGACGTGTTCGATCCGGATGCCTACATCAGCCAGACCCACGTCACGCCGCCCGAACGCGCCGCACTTGGCGACCTGCAGGCCATTGGGTTGCATGACGTCGTCCGCGACCGCTGGCCCAATGATCGGGTGTTCACCTATTGGGACTACCGCGCGGGTATGTTCCACAAGGATCTCGGCATGCGAATCGACCTTGCCCTGGCCACCGGCTCGGTCGCGGAGCGAGTCAAGGCGGCGTGGGTGGACCGGCAGGCACGCAAGGGCACCGGGCCGAGCGACCACGCGCCGGTGATCGTCGACCTGGACGAGGCGCCTGACGGCGACATCGGACCGGTGGTGCCGCCACCGTCCGCCCGGGTCCCCAAACCGGGATCCGTCAAGCTCCCCCAGTCCCGGTGA
- a CDS encoding NAD(P)H-binding protein → MTTPRTILVTGATGNVGRHVVSGLLTAGVQVRAMVRNPDTARLPDGVDVVPGDLAKPETLAAAADGVDAVFLLWPNFSTETAPAAIQTLAKHASRIVYLSAIGSDIDQRPDGFWGEIEQLVEEAGVEWTFLRSGGIATNTLGWADEVRAGVVRWPYGGARRSLVHEADLAAVAVLALLDDQHVGQAYALTGPELVSQADQVHIIGEAVGRTVRWEELSREEAHEQLLAEWGDPGFVQGALDAWAAMVDSPEPVTTTVERVTGKPARTFRQWAADHADDFR, encoded by the coding sequence ATGACTACACCCCGCACCATCCTCGTCACCGGCGCCACCGGCAACGTCGGCCGCCATGTTGTGTCCGGCCTGCTCACCGCCGGAGTGCAGGTCCGAGCCATGGTCCGCAACCCGGACACGGCACGGCTGCCCGACGGGGTCGACGTCGTTCCCGGCGATCTGGCCAAACCGGAAACTCTCGCCGCTGCCGCCGACGGCGTCGACGCCGTCTTCCTGCTCTGGCCGAACTTCTCCACCGAAACCGCACCCGCCGCGATACAGACCCTCGCCAAACACGCGAGCCGAATCGTTTACCTCTCCGCCATAGGCTCCGACATCGACCAACGACCGGACGGCTTCTGGGGCGAGATCGAGCAGCTGGTCGAGGAGGCCGGGGTGGAGTGGACGTTCCTCCGCTCGGGCGGCATCGCCACGAACACGCTGGGCTGGGCCGACGAGGTCCGCGCCGGCGTCGTGCGCTGGCCATACGGCGGTGCGCGCAGGTCCCTCGTCCATGAGGCAGACCTCGCCGCGGTAGCCGTCCTAGCGCTGCTCGACGATCAGCACGTCGGCCAGGCATACGCGCTGACCGGGCCTGAGCTCGTCAGCCAGGCCGACCAGGTACACATCATCGGCGAAGCGGTCGGTCGTACCGTGCGGTGGGAAGAGCTTTCCCGCGAGGAAGCGCACGAGCAGCTCCTGGCCGAATGGGGCGACCCGGGCTTCGTTCAGGGGGCACTCGACGCGTGGGCGGCGATGGTGGACTCCCCGGAGCCGGTCACCACAACCGTCGAACGAGTCACCGGCAAGCCGGCCCGCACATTCCGGCAATGGGCTGCCGACCACGCCGACGACTTCCGCTGA
- the soxR gene encoding redox-sensitive transcriptional activator SoxR, with protein sequence MTPIPPGADVLTIGELSERSGVPSSALRFYERQGLIRSRRTTGNQRRYSRATLRQVAFIRASQNVGVPLGLIGEVLAFLPDDAAPTQEFWERASSCWRDMLNSRIKQLERMRDLFTECIGCGCLSFDQCQLINPGDKLGEQGPGPRRLVKS encoded by the coding sequence ATGACTCCCATCCCTCCTGGCGCTGACGTTCTGACCATCGGCGAGTTGTCGGAGCGCAGCGGCGTGCCGTCGTCGGCGCTGCGCTTCTACGAGCGGCAAGGCCTGATCCGCAGCCGGCGGACGACAGGAAACCAGCGCCGTTACAGCCGGGCGACGCTTCGGCAGGTCGCCTTCATTCGCGCTTCACAGAACGTCGGTGTGCCGCTGGGCTTGATCGGCGAGGTGCTGGCGTTCCTGCCGGACGACGCCGCACCGACGCAAGAGTTCTGGGAGCGGGCGTCGTCGTGCTGGCGCGACATGCTCAATTCGCGGATCAAGCAGCTCGAACGCATGCGCGATCTGTTCACCGAATGCATCGGGTGCGGCTGTCTGTCGTTCGATCAGTGTCAGCTCATCAACCCTGGGGACAAGCTGGGTGAGCAGGGGCCGGGACCGCGCCGGCTGGTCAAGTCCTGA
- a CDS encoding NAD(P)/FAD-dependent oxidoreductase has protein sequence MTEHVRVVVVGAGAAGLAAALELRRAGAEVTVLEARPRVGGRIHTVTFPDGRWANAGAEWVNSDHHLVRELAAAYGLALIPARGFEAFVVEGRLHEEEPSELSVIGDALERLANGLTDPDAPWRDRFALDLDRRNVAEWLDELRPPDTARAWIETYARGEYMVEPHELSLAVMALAVRLDTADTAFRFADGTAALVEAMTRDLGSERIRLGEPVQRIEHDASGVSVVTHHAEYEADDVVVTAPLPAVDQITIDPAIEVPSVGQGRGGKLLVPYPSRGWDRVEGDADVDAAFDFVYENAPDQPGSGRVLTAYGTRVIGDDDVHHAFATWFPDLETPDGDAIAAWWSTEPETGCTYSAFRPGDLPALARIREPFGRIHLAGEHTEVVNGYVESALRSGRRVANRILERASSGQIGGEFPR, from the coding sequence GTGACGGAACATGTGCGCGTAGTTGTCGTCGGGGCGGGAGCGGCCGGTCTGGCGGCCGCACTGGAACTGCGTCGGGCCGGCGCCGAGGTGACAGTGCTGGAGGCCCGGCCGCGGGTGGGCGGGCGCATCCACACGGTCACCTTCCCAGACGGCCGATGGGCCAATGCGGGCGCAGAGTGGGTGAACTCCGATCACCATCTGGTTCGTGAGCTGGCTGCCGCATATGGACTGGCGTTGATACCGGCGCGGGGTTTCGAAGCGTTCGTCGTCGAAGGCCGGCTCCATGAGGAGGAGCCTTCGGAGCTATCCGTGATCGGGGATGCTCTCGAACGTCTGGCCAACGGCCTGACGGATCCGGATGCACCATGGCGTGATCGATTCGCCCTTGACCTCGACCGGCGCAATGTTGCCGAATGGCTCGACGAACTCCGCCCACCCGACACCGCGCGGGCATGGATCGAGACCTATGCGCGCGGTGAATACATGGTGGAGCCGCACGAGCTATCGCTGGCCGTGATGGCGCTCGCCGTCCGGCTCGATACGGCTGACACCGCGTTCCGGTTCGCCGACGGCACAGCCGCGCTCGTTGAGGCGATGACGCGAGATCTCGGATCCGAACGGATACGTCTCGGCGAGCCGGTTCAGCGCATCGAGCACGACGCGTCGGGTGTTTCGGTCGTGACGCATCACGCCGAGTACGAGGCCGACGACGTCGTGGTAACGGCGCCCCTGCCAGCCGTCGACCAGATCACGATCGATCCCGCGATCGAGGTGCCGTCAGTCGGGCAAGGCCGCGGCGGGAAACTGCTCGTGCCGTACCCATCACGGGGGTGGGATCGGGTCGAGGGCGACGCCGACGTCGATGCCGCTTTCGATTTCGTGTACGAGAACGCTCCGGACCAGCCGGGCTCGGGGCGAGTGCTGACCGCCTACGGCACGCGCGTGATCGGCGACGACGACGTCCATCACGCCTTCGCCACCTGGTTTCCGGATCTGGAAACACCCGATGGTGACGCCATCGCCGCGTGGTGGAGCACCGAGCCGGAGACTGGATGCACGTACTCGGCGTTCCGGCCGGGTGACCTGCCCGCGCTGGCACGAATCCGTGAACCGTTCGGCCGGATCCACCTGGCCGGTGAACACACCGAGGTCGTCAACGGCTATGTCGAGAGCGCACTGCGCAGCGGTCGTCGTGTCGCCAACCGGATTCTGGAGAGGGCGTCCAGCGGCCAGATTGGTGGAGAGTTTCCGCGATAA
- a CDS encoding class I SAM-dependent methyltransferase — protein sequence MTQNTANATVSSTTAAAWMRRWDEQQEFYVADREERFAVICDIVETAVADVAEPVVVDLGCGPGSLAARLHERIPAAAIIGIDSDPLLLGLARSHYREGIEWVDDDLASPSWRRRLPSTVHAAVSTTALHWLTSDELEQMYRALGEVIEPGGVVVNGDHLGIGDARMQALAETVRNRRAVRAGVQDNEEWRSWWDTILAEPEFGELARARAERFDSAQTASNDGDEDAHSHHGNGLTVGEQSDMLRAAGFSSVAPLWQVGDDHVLVAVR from the coding sequence ATGACGCAGAACACTGCTAACGCGACCGTATCGAGCACCACGGCGGCCGCGTGGATGCGTCGCTGGGACGAACAGCAAGAGTTCTATGTCGCCGACCGCGAGGAACGCTTCGCTGTCATCTGCGACATCGTGGAGACCGCCGTGGCCGACGTCGCCGAGCCTGTGGTGGTCGACCTCGGTTGCGGGCCCGGTTCGCTCGCCGCGCGCCTACATGAACGTATCCCCGCGGCCGCGATCATCGGCATCGACTCCGACCCACTTCTGCTCGGACTGGCCAGATCCCACTATCGCGAGGGCATCGAATGGGTCGACGACGACCTCGCCTCGCCGTCCTGGCGTCGCCGGCTTCCTTCAACCGTCCATGCCGCCGTGTCCACAACGGCGCTGCACTGGCTGACCAGCGACGAGCTGGAGCAGATGTATCGCGCGCTGGGCGAAGTGATCGAACCTGGCGGCGTGGTGGTCAACGGCGACCATCTGGGCATCGGTGACGCACGGATGCAGGCCCTGGCCGAGACCGTCCGGAACCGGCGAGCCGTTCGGGCCGGTGTGCAGGACAACGAGGAATGGCGGAGCTGGTGGGACACGATTCTCGCCGAGCCGGAGTTCGGCGAGCTCGCCCGAGCCCGGGCCGAGCGCTTCGACAGCGCGCAGACGGCCTCGAACGACGGCGACGAGGACGCACACAGCCATCACGGCAACGGCCTCACCGTGGGTGAACAGTCGGACATGCTGCGCGCAGCGGGGTTCAGCAGCGTCGCGCCGCTGTGGCAGGTCGGAGACGACCATGTGCTGGTTGCCGTCCGCTGA
- a CDS encoding CGNR zinc finger domain-containing protein encodes MNFDSHTSDVLAAAVKVINLLTPGYARGREYHPAATADDVRQELHWRSAREYEVSDADVDTLRGYAERLRAIFEAVDCGRIDDACEQTNTLLRETQAAPVLTRHDDEPWHLHFHAADAEWARSWAAPMATGLAVVLGNPVFDRLGICTAPMCDRVFVDTSRNGARRFCSTACQNRVKAAAFRARQRT; translated from the coding sequence GTGAACTTTGACAGTCACACCAGTGACGTGCTCGCCGCCGCCGTGAAGGTCATCAACCTGCTCACGCCTGGGTATGCACGCGGTCGCGAGTACCACCCGGCCGCCACCGCCGACGACGTGCGGCAGGAACTGCACTGGCGTTCCGCTCGCGAGTACGAAGTCTCCGACGCCGACGTGGACACGTTGCGCGGCTACGCTGAACGGCTCCGCGCCATCTTCGAGGCCGTCGACTGTGGGCGTATCGACGACGCCTGTGAACAGACCAACACCCTGCTCCGCGAGACGCAGGCGGCACCGGTGTTGACCAGGCACGACGACGAGCCGTGGCATTTGCACTTCCACGCCGCGGATGCCGAATGGGCCCGTAGCTGGGCTGCGCCCATGGCGACTGGACTGGCGGTTGTCCTCGGCAATCCAGTCTTCGACCGGCTGGGAATCTGCACAGCGCCGATGTGCGACCGCGTCTTTGTTGATACGTCGCGCAACGGCGCCCGAAGATTCTGCTCGACCGCGTGCCAGAATCGGGTGAAAGCCGCCGCATTCCGAGCCCGGCAGCGGACATGA
- a CDS encoding GNAT family N-acetyltransferase, translating into MIEQFKPIVTKRLVLRPFTARDEEDMLEFESREDVARYLFNEPRTREDNARELAARQTKTALRKQGDTLIPAIELDGKVIGYTVLSWLSEQNRQGEFGYVLHPDFGGQGYATEAGIEMLRLGFEEMRLYRIIGRCDARNTGSARVMERIGMRKEAHFVGNEIFKGEWGEELVYAMLESEWKQSPWA; encoded by the coding sequence ATGATCGAGCAGTTCAAGCCCATCGTGACCAAGCGCCTGGTCCTGCGCCCGTTCACCGCCCGGGACGAAGAAGACATGCTGGAGTTCGAGTCACGCGAAGACGTGGCCCGCTACCTCTTCAACGAGCCCCGGACCCGGGAAGACAACGCCCGCGAGTTGGCCGCCCGCCAGACCAAGACGGCGCTGCGCAAACAGGGCGACACCCTGATTCCAGCCATCGAGCTGGACGGCAAGGTCATCGGTTACACAGTCTTGAGCTGGTTGAGCGAGCAGAACCGGCAAGGCGAGTTCGGCTACGTGCTGCACCCGGACTTCGGTGGCCAGGGGTACGCCACCGAGGCCGGTATCGAGATGCTGCGGCTCGGTTTCGAGGAGATGCGGCTGTACCGCATCATCGGGCGCTGCGATGCACGCAACACGGGCTCCGCTCGGGTGATGGAGCGCATCGGGATGCGCAAAGAGGCCCATTTCGTCGGCAACGAAATCTTCAAGGGTGAGTGGGGCGAAGAACTGGTTTACGCCATGCTCGAGTCGGAGTGGAAACAATCCCCTTGGGCCTGA
- a CDS encoding helix-turn-helix transcriptional regulator → MKETSARLLRLLSLLQSRREWPGAELAEHLGVSTRTVRRDIDKLRDLDYPIDVDMGPAGGYRLGAGGRLPPLLLDDEEAVAVAVSLRTATGSGVTGVGEAALRALLKLEQVLPHRLWRRIEALRVSTVQTPAGPAVDANELTAVATACRDHERLRFDYHGRQGTPSRRDTEPHELVTWSKRWYLVAWDLDRRDWRTFRVDRIRTRTPTGPRFSPRELPGGDAAAFVARSVDQAWPYQATVKLHVPADSATARRATTYGRIEPIDRDACLLHFGADTLHSLAFLLGALDVDFEVEHPPELAEQLLRAAVRYQRAAAKLVP, encoded by the coding sequence ATGAAGGAAACCTCTGCTCGTCTACTCCGGCTACTGAGCCTCCTGCAGTCTCGTCGCGAGTGGCCCGGAGCGGAACTCGCTGAGCATCTGGGGGTAAGTACCCGAACCGTGCGGCGAGACATCGACAAACTGCGTGACCTCGACTATCCGATCGATGTCGACATGGGCCCGGCCGGCGGGTACCGGCTCGGTGCTGGCGGCCGGTTACCGCCGCTGCTGCTCGACGACGAGGAAGCCGTCGCGGTGGCTGTCAGCCTGCGCACCGCTACCGGGAGCGGCGTAACCGGGGTCGGTGAAGCGGCCTTGCGTGCCCTGCTCAAGCTGGAGCAAGTGCTACCGCACCGGCTCTGGCGGCGCATCGAGGCGTTGCGAGTCTCCACGGTGCAGACGCCGGCCGGCCCCGCCGTCGACGCGAACGAACTCACCGCGGTGGCCACAGCGTGCCGCGACCACGAGCGGCTCCGATTCGACTACCACGGCCGCCAAGGCACACCGAGCCGCCGCGACACCGAGCCACACGAACTCGTCACATGGAGCAAACGCTGGTACCTGGTGGCATGGGACCTGGACCGTCGCGACTGGCGCACCTTCCGGGTCGACCGGATCCGCACGCGAACACCGACCGGGCCGCGGTTCTCACCACGAGAGCTACCCGGCGGCGATGCGGCGGCCTTCGTCGCCCGCAGCGTCGACCAGGCCTGGCCCTACCAAGCCACCGTGAAGTTGCACGTTCCGGCCGACTCCGCGACCGCTAGGCGGGCGACCACCTACGGCCGGATCGAACCGATCGACCGCGATGCCTGTTTGCTGCATTTCGGCGCGGACACGCTGCACTCGCTCGCGTTCCTGCTCGGTGCTCTCGACGTGGACTTCGAGGTCGAGCATCCACCAGAGCTGGCTGAACAACTCCTACGTGCGGCGGTGCGATATCAACGTGCGGCCGCCAAGCTCGTGCCGTGA